The Malus sylvestris chromosome 3, drMalSylv7.2, whole genome shotgun sequence genomic sequence TCTTTCATGTTTTCCCATTTGGTCAACGAGAATCAAATTTGTATACATGTAATGAGAATTCGAGTATAAAGATTGTAGTTTTAataggaaacaaaacaaattatgcGCCATGTTTGAAAAGGTTTGTCACACTGATAATCCTTTCTACAATACACAAAAAATGGCAAAAAGAAAACCGGTGTTACCTGTAACTGGATGCTACACACTGCCCATAGCAAAAACCTCTCCTCCCCAACAAGCTTGTACATTTTTATAGCTGTCTGATACaaacatatataatgataaattACACGAAAACAAAAGATACAACGACGAAGgtaagaagagaaaaagaaaccTGTTGCTGCTTTACAAACGAGTATTCGCGAACATAGCAGTTGAAGAGGCCCATCATGAGCTCcaaattgttggaaaattttcCGCAAGCGTATTCGTAACAGCTCGTAGCCATTTCCACTGGTTTTACAAACAAAACAGATAAGAAATTCGGCAATGTGTGCATTCTGTGTTGCCACAAGagattcaagaaatgtaaaatgtatatatatactgacAGTGATCGAGCCGTTGGAAGACGATTTGCAAGGTGCTGAGAGTGAGATCGTCCATCAAAACGGAGTCGTTTGAGTGCAGAAGCTCCTTGGCGTTCAGGCAGACCGACAATGCCTCGTCGGATTTCCCCATCCTCTCCAAGACGAGAGCTTTAAGCGCCTGCGAAGTGAAAAAGCGGCCGAGAAAGTTAGCGGATTTACGAAAATATAAAGAGCAAAACGACGTCGGAGAAGAAGAGGGGGGAGCGAGAAATTACCAGGCAGTAGGGCGAATTGGGGTACTTGGAGAGGAGGCCGGTGACAAGCTTGAGAGCGGTCTTGAATTGGCGAGAATCGATGGCGTCCCAAATCGGTCGGACCCGGCGCTCCGGTATGCCACCGGCCAACCCGAACTTGGACGCCATTGGGGGTCTGGCTTTTTGGGGTTAGTGAGATTggattggagagagagagagagtttggacACTCTTGTGCGCGCTACTTTGAAACTTTGGAAACGCCCAACGAGGAAGACGAGAATTATAGAAAGTAAAACGAAAACCTAATCTGAGTGTTTGGATGCGGTGTTAGTGGAGTTACTCAATTATCCGAATCGGATCCTGCTGAGGATCCGAGTAATGTTCTCCCGTTTCGATGTTTTATTCTTTATTGGGCAAAATGCTTTTTTGATGTTTGGGATCTGATAAAAGGAATTGGGTTCGCTCCGGGCCTTAGTGTCCAGAGTTTAAGGATCAATTTATTTGGGTCGCATGAATTTAATTCAACGGTCTttattaactttttttgttaccATCATACAAAATTAATGGTTTTGATTTCTTTTATACACTAATCAGCTGTCCAAATGATTTGTTCCCTAGGCTCCGAACACTAAGGTCCAGAGCAGATCTAATTTCCTGATAAAAGGAAGATTTTATTGTACTATTTAACCTCAAATtatttgtcacttagtactacggtttagtagtatttcttttcacttgtaagtgaaagatttaggttcgattctcggtaaatatgaatttgaaccacattattgctaattcattgtgaggctaagctcaccccctCTCTTAATGTAGGTACTatagtttgttcaaaaaaaaaaaacatcaagtCATTTGATatagttagttttttttttccttcataaaaaatgaattaacTGGTGCCTCATCACGGTCTTTTGCTTTTTTTGAAGCATGAAAGACTCAGAGGCTTTTAGTCTTCTTTAACCATCATCGAGTGATTTAGTAACTTCGTATTAAAATTCAAAACGTCGTATAAAATACGAACTTAAAATTCGTCTGCAATTACTAATCCGGTCCAAATAAAAATCTAAGTACTCCACAACACTCCGAACCTAAAATTATCATCCCATCCAAAACTCGAATCCAACCAACGAAACCCGTTGTCGTTTCTCAACAGTCAGTATACCCTCCTCCATACCCACATgactctccctctccctctccctcttccctCCCCTCAGTCGATCATCTTCTCTTATCCACCCAATCATGACACGTTCGATCCTGATATTCGCCAAACACCAGGTAGACACGTATTGAACGACATCCAAAGGTCACGAAGTCATATTAGGATGCATGAgaactaaaaataattaaccaacataaataaaacttgtaaatttaattataatgaatatgcaattgTGGAACGTGTTTAAAGTATACAACTAATCTGATACcctaaaaatgaataatataaaattgaatgaacaaggaGGTGGGATTGTAGGCTGATAGGACTGCAAGATACCAATGCAGGAGTGTCTTGACGTCGAGAATGTACatctcgattctaagtcctgagggaggcacaaaacaaaacatgagtgggccAAGTTGATGTATATATAAGTAATGCTAAAACAATTAATCTTTAACGTACTAACTTCAGGTTTAGAAAACTCATATAACATAATATGTAATATGTTTTTCGAAAACACCAGCATGCcataaaattttattaaacatatatcatatataatgTGCTTAGTAGTAGCACAAAAGTATACCAGCACGTGTATATCCTGTTTGGAGAATATTACGTGTCAAGCCACCTCTGCCGAAGTCCAGTCAAGTTTCCCACTTCTGCAACTCCCCAAAATGCCCCTAAAATATTAGACTAATTACTTCCTCCTCGAACTCTTTTCTTCTCCCGTTGGTTTGGTTCTGGTGAAGGAAGGAGATGATGGGCTCTGAGAACCGGGGCTCCGACGAAGCTCACCTCCACGCGCCGAAAGAAGAAATGGAAAATCTCGTCCTCGACGATCAATCGAACGGCAATAAATCGTACTCGAATTATCGCAGCGCCATGTCGTCGCTCTCCGATACGACACACCCTCTCTCGTCGTCGCCGTCCTCCTCCCAGATCGTATCCGAAGTCCCCGCCACCACCGCCAATACAACGCCACAGGACGACGCCGATCCCCTGTTCGTTCCCGCACCGTACCGCGACCTCGGAAACCCTAGCTCGGCCCCGGACAACACCACTTACATCGACCCGCCTTCTTACGCCGACGTGATCTACAGCCCCTACGATGCCGAAACCGCCGCCGAAATCCACGGCATCGAGAGTCCTGGTAAGAGCTCCGACAACTCGAGCTCGTACTCTCTCTCGCGATCTCCGTCTTCCACATCCGAGTACATCAAAATCACGGTCTCGAATCCGCAGAAGGAGCCGGAAAGCGGGAATTCGATCGTTCCGGGAGCCAACAATTACGTCACGTACCTGATCACGACCCGGACGAACATTCCGGATTTCGGCGGATCGGAATTCGGAGTCCGGCGGCGGTTTCGGGACGTGGTAACGTTATCAGACCGGTTGGCGGAGTCGTACAGAGGGTTCTTTATACCGCCGAGGCCAGACAAGAGCGTGGTGGAGAGTCAGGTGATGCAGAAACAGGAGTTTGTGGAGCAGAGAAGAGTGGCATTGGAGAAGTACTTGAGGCGATTGGCTTCGCACCCGGTGATCAAGAGAAGCGACGAATTGAAGGTGTTTTTGCAGGTGCAGGGGAAGCTACCCCTGGCATTGACCACTGATGTGGCGTCTAGGATGCTTGATGGGGCCGTGAAGCTTCCGAATCAGTTGTTTTCGGAGAGTGCTCCGCCACTGGCGCTTCACGAGGTGGTTCAACCTGCGAAAGGGGGCAGGGATTTGTTGAGGTTGTTCAAGGAGTTGAAGCAGTCTGTGGCTAATGATTGGGGAGCTTCGAGGCCGCTGGTGGGGGAGGAGGATAAGGAGTttttagaaaagaaagagaagatgAATGAGCTGGAGCAACATCTCATTCATGCATCTCAGCAGGTAATGTGTACTGAAGTGATCATATCTGTGTGGTTTGAGTGTATGTTTCACTTTAGAGTGATTAATTGCTTTGATTTATAGGCCGAATCACTCGTTAAAGCTCAACAGGACATGGGGGAGACGATGGGAGAGTTAGGACTAGCGTTTATTAAGCTGACCAAGTTTGAGAACGAGGAGGCCTTGTTCAACTCTCAGAGAGTGCGGGCTGCCGACATGAAGAATGTGGCAACTGCTGCAGTCAAAGCCAGCAGATTCTATCGGGAGTTAAATGCTCAAACCGTCAAGCATTTCGTAATTTTGTCacccttttgtttttcattgcaTTTTGAACTATAAGATTGGTTTGGTTagtaatgtttatgtatgtacTAGGTAGTACATTTTCTTCAGCTGTTTTTCATTGTTACTTTAGAAGGAAACCCATCAATTGTATTAATGATTGTTCATACTATGCGTATTGCAGGATACATTTCATGAATATCTTGGGCTAATGTTAGCTGTCAACGGTGCATTCTCGGATAGGTCAAGTGCTCTATTGACAGTGCAGACTCTTCTATCAGATCTGGGTTCGCTGCAATCACGGGCTGAAAAACTTGAAGTTCAATCCAATAAAATTTTTGGTGGTGACAAATCAAGGAATCGAAAACTAGAGGAGTTAAATGAAACCATAAGAGCCACTGAGGATGCTAAAAATGTAGCAATCAGAGAATATGAGCGGATCAAGGTACCATTATacttttgaaattatttttaatatactaCTGACAACGGTAATCTTTCCAGTTCATGGTAATTAAATATGTTAGTTGTTAAGAAATCTCATAAACTTTGTATGAACTTTTATGTGAAGGGATTTGCATCCCAAATGCTTGAGAGTCTGGTTCTGTGGCTCCTGCCCCTGTTTTAGATCCACAAGGAGtcatttcttttgttaaatCACAGGTTTCATGTTTGTTTCCCTGTGTTTCTTCCATCTTATGTGTAGCTGTCCCTTTTGTATGCTTTGCATTAGTGACTGCAAAATGTGTATAGCCTCACTCCTTTCAAGGAATTTATTCACTCTGATTGTAAATGTGATAATCTCGCAGCATTCAAGCTCACAACATTTTTTATGTGCATGATTCACTTAGTGTTTGATGATGATAGTATTTGGCCATTTCGTTCACTAGTTGAGATGGGTTATAAAAAGCTAGGGGAGTGGAGTGTTCCTTATTCGTTTGTGGACTAATATTATGGCTGTAGAAATTGCATTTACGTAACTTTTAAATCCTTGCATCTTTTGGCTTGCCTCTCTGGTCTTGTAATGTGAGGTCTAGCCAGAGCTTTGCACCTCTTTGAGGGCTTAGTTAATCTTGTGTGCCAATTCCATCAAAGCTTGCAAGTTGTGGTAGCCAAACTGGGTGTTTGAGGTGAACATTGATGTTAAGTAGTTTAGGTCTCGGATGTTATTCGTTGTTGCATGTACAGGAAGAAGTATATGCTTATGGAAGCCTGAGTTTCTCTCTTTGAAAACCATGTTTTGGGAACATGAAACTGATCTTTGTGCTATTACACCATGTCATGATGTGTGTATATTGCAGTTTTTGATCGTGAATTTTTGcatcttttttctctcttaaaaTTGCCGTTTTCCCGTCTATGATAAAGGCTATTCAAAATTTCTATTGTTTTGAATTCTCTCTTCTAGTAAAACTTCAAATTGTAAACTTGTTTCCCTGCCCAGCTAAAATATCTCTGCTCAATTGTTAGTATCCTCACGAGAACTTagaataatttgattttgatgaatgCAGGAAAATAACAGGAGTGAACTTGAAAGACTTGACAACGAGAGGCATGCTGACTTCTTGAACATGTTGAAGGGATTTGTGCATAATCAGGTACTTACTGCGTGTGTTCTTGTTCGCCTAGATCGTTATAGCTCTCTAGAAGAGTCCTCATGTAAGCTAATTTCGTTCTTAGGTTTTCAACTGGGTGTTATGAGATGGATAATCTGAAAAATGTTAGACATAATTGCATCTACTAATGGCTTGTCATATGCAAGTCTTCGGTGTAACGCATTGTTCTGTATCATGAACAGGTGGGATACGCTGAAAAGATAGCAAATGTGTGGTCGACTGTTGCAGAGGAGACCCGTTCGTATGCAAAAGAGAGCCCTTGAACCGTGTGTTTGTAAATGAAATTTtcactctctttctttctttacattttaattGATACCCACTTCAAAGTAAATTGCATTGCATTCAtaagaataaaaggaaaaaaaaaatggagcacCGGGTAGTTTACAAATTTTACTTTCCGAAAGTTGTATGTATTAGATAGATAATCACACGATTTTAGAGTTGATGCTGTAAATTGCTTGCTACTTGTTCGATGTGTGGAGCTTTTTAATCCATGAGTTTCTGAATGCGAGTCGGTATTCTGCTCCCAACGGTTGTGGCTTCAATTGTTTGTGTGCTCATTTGCTAATTCGTTCGACATGACGTTGTTAGATAATTTTGTGATATGAAACCTAACAAACTTCGTACTCCTTAAGCGGAGGATGTTTATATTGTTGCCATTTTGGTTTTAGTTTTTGGATTGATGTTTGAGCCTAGGATCAAGGATGTGCCCCTTGGATGTTTGGGTTTGCTTGGATAGTTTTCTATGTATTTTTCCATCTTAAAACTAGGTGTACGAGTCTGGCTCGGCGCATGACGTCTTGCTTTTAGCGCTTTTAAAACCGCGCTTGTATTCCCCTCCCCTCCTCTCCCctctcctcctcttctttctcGCTTAGAAAAAAtgggaggggagagaatctaGATCCGGGGAGATGCACTTTAGGTTTTAAGTCGGATACTTAAAACCTAAAATCGATGCTCGAATTGATTGACCCTACACTTTCTTTGGTGAAATTTGTTTCAAATGTTGAATTATAGTTAAGCAAAATAAGTAATCAAATTTCTGGCTCGTggaattaaaaggaaaaattcaaatacaaattgccaacaaacaaacaaaataaattgcAAGTATCTCAAGTAATGAATAATATTCCTAATGTAACCAAAAaaatctctttcttcttcttctaagcAAACCCGACCCGATGGAGAGTGATACTGTGTAGCTAAGCGGTATGAACGCCTACGGAATTGCACCTATCACATGCTAGACACGTGACATCATGCTGGCACCCGCCGACGCAAACGAAGGGGCCCCACCTCCGAAAATCGAAGCGATGCCAGAACCCAACGGCTGCGTTTCGTCCAGGAACAGATCCTCAGGATCTCTGAATGCGCCGTGAACACACACGATCCCAACTCCCACCATCCCCGCCGTTAGCAGCAGCGACAGCACGCTCGTCACCAAGATCGCGATGAGCGTCGCCACGCCCAGTCCGAACAGCGCCTGGGTGTTGGAGAACGTGCGGCCAAGGATCACCAGCGGCTGCTCCGACGATCGGCGCGCGTAGAGGAAGATCCACGCTCCGGCGAGGGTGAGGAGGGTGAGGAGGGAGAAGGGGTGGGAGATGAGGGAGTAGGCGAGTACGACTGCGAGTACGATGAGGTAGTTGACGCGGAAGTAGGCGGCGTTCTTGCGGATCCGGGAGGCGGCATCGGTGAGCGAGGTGGGTCTGGTAAAGGCAGTGCGGTCGATGAGCTCGGTCCAGGGGCGGCTGTTGGAGAGCGCGTGGTGGGATACGGCGGAGATGCGCGTGAGGAAGGGGCGGAGGAATCGGAGTGGGTTGGTGCCGGACGGTTGGGTTTGCTGGTGAGAGGACTGTTGGGACGAAACTGGGATCGGGGAAGGCGAGGACATTGGTGTAAATACGATGGCAGTTCGGGGTAATATTGGAAATTTAGAAGAACGGAGAGGACTGAAAAAAGACTCTCACGACTTTTCTTTCTCAGAATCAGAAGAGATAAGAAGAAGAGAGGGCAGtttttttttggtggatttTGGTAAAAGGGTTGGTTTTATAGGATTTGGGGCGAAGAATCTGTGGCCGTTGATTTAGGGATCGACGGTGGTTATTATATTGGATGGATGATTTGTATGTTTTTGGCATGTGGTTTGCTTTACTAGCTCTATCAGTTAAGGGAAGCAATCCAATAGGATACAACCACGTGGACAGATTAGGCCTTTGATCagataaatttttaattgtgacgggaacataagtggtacatcacatgttttaatagaagtggtgagaaattttattttttaaattattaattttttaggaCATATATTctactatttatataataatacgTTGTGTACCACCTTTTGTACCGATCACCTTAAAAAATATCTCCTTTGATCAAGAGTACATTGAGTGGTGCATCATTCGAGCAATAAAATACTATCCGACGTTTTCATAAGTTAGTAACCAAATATGCCTAAATTAAATTTGACATTTTGCGTCGTGTATAGGGTACAATGGTCCCTTCAATCCATTTTATTGGTTTCTGAGTGTACATCCAATATTGGTTTAAAACTGAATGTTACCCTAATTCTAAATTTACTAGCTAAAAGACCCGTAGCACTGAAGCATTTCTTAAAAAGCTTTAAAAAGTTACTacacataaaacaaaaacagacTAAATTTGAGTAAGCCgaatttggaagtgcttttagtttttgttatttttaaactgtAAACGTGATTCTTATGAACGCAAAGTGCTTTTTAAAAAAGCACATTCACACCGACTGCTAGGAGAGCACACAATAAAAGCAAAACCCCATGTTTattggaggcagattgtctacTCTCCAGTTTGGATGACCTTTCCATCCTCTTCTATTTGCccggtcacagttaagccacgtcaacattttatattcttattgctttttgtcttattatttttataaaaattaatataaaatattaacgtaatTTAACCGTGActgtacaaaataaaaaataacggaAATGGCACCTAGACTAAACAGGgaagacaatctgcctccatgTTTTTTTTACTCCACGTCTTTTCTTTTACATTACCAGCCGTCTGATTTAAGCTTTTGACCAAGGCCGAGACCTCTTTTGTAGGCTTTTACTTTACTTCATTATCCAAAACTAAGTAAAGTCCAATCCTCCAAAAACCCATTCAACCTTCTCCTCTTTCTTATCCATTCTATTTAACCAATTTAAATTTTGCGCTCAGACGTGAACTAAGTTAGTGTTTAAGTACAATGATATTATTAGTAAACTAGATAGTTTGATATTATTAGCAAGTCAGATAGGTAATTGTTAGGAAAAAGAGTAGTGAGAATTCACTTTATTATGCAGAAAAtgcataattattattattatccaCCATTGCAATAAAAAGTCATTCACGTGAGTTAGGTTAGTAGATCAAACTCGTTTTTTTTCTATGTTTAAGCTTGGATTGCAATCCAACTATTCAGAATTATAACATGAAATTAGAATAATTCAGAAATACTTTTTTTTGTAGGgaatgaaaaataagaaaaagtttGCAGTTCCAAAATTTAGACAAACGAAAAATGGATAATACTGAATAGATTAAATATGtaaactaaattttataaagtaaatgatatgaaaattaataataaaattattacttaaatcaTAATTAACGTACATAcgttttattaatttaatttataaatttaatctaaTTAGCATTATCCTATCGTTCAAAAAGTCCAAAGGCAAAAGCCGCCCGACTCTTTCCCCTCTTCGGTCTTCATCCGTTCCCCACCACAAACCGCGTGTTTTCCAGTCACCTTCCACGAACCCCCAAATGATATTATTCAACCGCTTCTGCTTTTAGCTTTTGGATTTTGGCTTACTGCTTATTACCCTAATCGAAATTCTGAAATCCAAAATATTGAAACCAACTGTCGTCTCAATTTCACA encodes the following:
- the LOC126616218 gene encoding sorting nexin 2B-like yields the protein MMGSENRGSDEAHLHAPKEEMENLVLDDQSNGNKSYSNYRSAMSSLSDTTHPLSSSPSSSQIVSEVPATTANTTPQDDADPLFVPAPYRDLGNPSSAPDNTTYIDPPSYADVIYSPYDAETAAEIHGIESPGKSSDNSSSYSLSRSPSSTSEYIKITVSNPQKEPESGNSIVPGANNYVTYLITTRTNIPDFGGSEFGVRRRFRDVVTLSDRLAESYRGFFIPPRPDKSVVESQVMQKQEFVEQRRVALEKYLRRLASHPVIKRSDELKVFLQVQGKLPLALTTDVASRMLDGAVKLPNQLFSESAPPLALHEVVQPAKGGRDLLRLFKELKQSVANDWGASRPLVGEEDKEFLEKKEKMNELEQHLIHASQQAESLVKAQQDMGETMGELGLAFIKLTKFENEEALFNSQRVRAADMKNVATAAVKASRFYRELNAQTVKHFDTFHEYLGLMLAVNGAFSDRSSALLTVQTLLSDLGSLQSRAEKLEVQSNKIFGGDKSRNRKLEELNETIRATEDAKNVAIREYERIKENNRSELERLDNERHADFLNMLKGFVHNQVGYAEKIANVWSTVAEETRSYAKESP
- the LOC126616222 gene encoding PRA1 family protein B2-like, encoding MSSPSPIPVSSQQSSHQQTQPSGTNPLRFLRPFLTRISAVSHHALSNSRPWTELIDRTAFTRPTSLTDAASRIRKNAAYFRVNYLIVLAVVLAYSLISHPFSLLTLLTLAGAWIFLYARRSSEQPLVILGRTFSNTQALFGLGVATLIAILVTSVLSLLLTAGMVGVGIVCVHGAFRDPEDLFLDETQPLGSGIASIFGGGAPSFASAGASMMSRV